From a single Equus asinus isolate D_3611 breed Donkey chromosome 2, EquAss-T2T_v2, whole genome shotgun sequence genomic region:
- the PAK6 gene encoding serine/threonine-protein kinase PAK 6: MFRKKKKKRPEISAPQNFQHRVHTSFDPKEGKFVGLPPQWQNILDTLRRPKPVVDPSHITRVQLQPMKTVVRGSSVPSDGYISGLLSDIQKLSVISSNTLRGRSPTSRRRAQSLGLLGDEHWATDPDMYLQSPQSEHTDPHGLYLSCNGGTPAGRRQTPWPEPQSPRVLPNGLATKAQSLGPAEFQGATQRCLQLGACLQSSPPGTSPPTATGRRGAKAARHGSEEARPQSCLVGSAAGRPGGEGSPSPKTQENSLKRRLFRSMFLSTPATAPPSSKPGPPLQSKPSSSFRPPQKGSPTSLVAKAQSLPSDQPVGIFSPLTTSDTSSPQKSLRTAPATGPPPGRSSPAGSPRTRHAQISTSNLYLPHDPTVAKGALAGEDTGVVTHEQFKAALRMVVDQGDPRLLLDSYVKIGEGSTGIVCLAREKHSGRQVAVKMMDLRKQQRRELLFNEVVIMRDYQHVNVVEMYKSYLVGEELWVLMEFLQGGALTDIVSQVRLNEEQIATVCEAVLQALAYLHAQGVIHRDIKSDSILLTLDGRVKLSDFGFCAQISKDVPKRKSLVGTPYWMAPEVISRSLYATEVDIWSLGIMVIEMVDGEPPYFSDSPVQAMKRLRDSPPPKLKNSHKVSPVLRDFLERMLVRDPQERATAQELLDHPFLLQTGLPECLVPLIQLYRKQTSAC; this comes from the exons acaGTGGTGCGGGGCAGCTCCGTGCCCTCGGACGGCTACATCTCCGGGCTTCTCAGCGATATCCAGAAGTTGTCGGTCATCAGCTCCAACACCCTGCGTGGCCGCAGTCCTACCAGCCGGCGGCGGGCACAGTCCCTGGGGCTGCTGGGGGATGAGCACTGGGCCACTGACCCGGACATGTACCTGCAGAGCCCCCAGTCTGAGCACACTGACCCCCACGGCCTCTACCTCAGCTGCAACGGGGGCACACCAGCAGGCCGCAGGCAGACGCCGTGGCCCGAGCCGCAGAGCCCACGGGTCCTGCCCAATGGGCTGGCCACCAAGGCACAGTCCCTGGGCCCCGCCGAGTTCCAGGGTGCCACACAGCGCTGCCTGCAGCTTGGCGCCTGTCTGCAGAGTTCCCCGCCTGGCACCTCACCCCCCACAGCCACCGGTAGGCGTGGGGCCAAGGCTGCCAGGCATGGCTCGGAGGAGGCCCGGCCACAGTCCTGCCTGgtgggctccgctgcaggcaggcCGGGCGGGGAGGGCAGCCCCAGCCCTAAGACCCAGGAGAACAGCCTCAAGCGCAGGCTGTTCCGAAGCATGTTCCTGTCCACTCCTGCCACGGCCCCTCCGAGCAGCAAGCCAGGCCCTCCACTGCAAAGCAAG CCCAGCTCCTCTTTCCGACCGCCACAGAAAGGCTCCCCCACAAGCCTGGTGGCCAAGGCCCAGTCCTTGCCTTCAGACCAGCCCGTGGGGATCTTCAGCCCTCTGACCACCTCAGATACCAGCAGCCCCCAGAAGTCCCTCCGCACAGCCCCAGCCACTGGGCCACCTCCAGGCCGGTCTTCCCCAGCGGGCTCCCCCCGCACCCGGCATGCCCAGATCAGCACCAGCAACCTGTACCTGCCCCATGACCCCACGGTGGCCAAGGGTGCCCTGGCTGGCGAGGACACAGGTGTTGTGACCCACGAGCAGTTCAAGGCTGCGCTCAGGATGGTGGTGGACCAGGGCGACCCCCGGCTGCTGCTGGACAGCTACGTGAAGATTGGCGAGGGCTCCACAGGCATCGTCTGCCTGGCCCGGGAGAAGCACTCAGGCCGCCAGGTGGCCGTCAAGATGATGGACCTCAGGAAGCAGCAGCGCAGGGAGCTGCTCTTTaatgag GTGGTGATCATGCGAGACTACCAGCACGTCAACGTGGTGGAGATGTACAAGAGCTACCTGGTGGGTGAGGAGCTGTGGGTGCTTATGGAGTTCCTGCAGGGCGGGGCCCTCACCGACATCGTTTCCCAAGTCAG GCTGAACGAGGAGCAGATCGCCACAGTGTGTGAGGCCGTGCTGCAGGCCCTGGCTTACCTGCATGCCCAGGGTGTCATCCACCGGGACATCAAGAGTGACTCCATCCTGCTGACCCTCGATGGCAGA GTGAAACTCTCCGACTTCGGATTTTGTGCTCAGATCAGCAAAGATGTCCCTAAGAGGAAGTCCCTGGTGGGAACCCCCTACTGGATGGCTCCTGAAGTGATCTCCAGGTCTTTGTATGCGACCGAG GTGGATATCTGGTCTCTGGGCATCATGGTGATTGAGATGGTGGACGGGGAGCCACCGTACTTCAGCGACTCACCAGTGCAAGCCATGAAGAGGCTCCGGGACAGCCCTCCACCCAAGCTGAAAAACTCTCACAAG GTGTCCCCCGTGCTGCGAGACTTCCTGGAACGGATGCTGGTACGCGACCCCCAGGAGAGGGCCACCGCCCAGGAGCTCCTGGACCACCCCTTCCTGCTGCAGACGGGGCTGCCCGAGTGCCTGGTGCCCCTGATCCAGCTCTACCGCAAGCAGACCTCTGCCTGCTGA
- the ANKRD63 gene encoding ankyrin repeat domain-containing protein 63 — MLKPKDLCPRAGTRTFLEAMQAGKVHLARFVLDALDRSIIDCRAEQGRTPLMVAVGLPDPALRARFVRLLLEQGAAVNLRDERGRTALSLACERGHLDAVQLLVQFSGDPEAADSAGNSPVMWAAACGHGAVLEFLVRSFRRLGLRLDRTNRAGLTALQLAAARGHGTCVQALTGPWGRAAAAAAARGSNSDSPPGRPAPAPSPERRRPSPRRLPRPLLARFARAAGGHGHGGEAASGGKSSGRHRAQGSERPELGRSMSLALGAVTEEEAARLRAGALMPRPNSPQSSGTGRWRSQEVLEGAPPTLVQAPIGLSPHPEGDPGSGRLGLRRRSTAPDIPSLVGEAPGPESSSELEANALPHSVPGLQPRQAGTEAVVLHAQR; from the coding sequence ATGCTCAAGCCCAAGGACCTGTGCCCCCGAGCGGGTACGCGCACCTTCCTGGAGGCTATGCAGGCGGGCAAAGTGCACCTGGCCCGCTTTGTGCTGGATGCGTTGGACCGCAGCATCATCGACTGTCGCGCAGAGCAGGGCCGCACGCCACTCATGGTGGCCGTGGGGCTGCCAGACCCCGCGCTGCGCGCGCGCTTTGTGCGGCTACTGCTGGAGCAGGGTGCGGCAGTGAACCTGCGGGATGAGCGCGGCCGCACGGCGCTCAGCCTGGCGTGTGAACGCGGCCACCTGGACGCCGTGCAGCTGCTGGTGCAGTTCAGCGGCGACCCCGAGGCGGCCGACTCTGCAGGCAACAGCCCGGTGATGTGGGCGGCGGCGTGCGGCCATGGGGCGGTGCTCGAGTTCCTGGTGCGCTCTTTCCGCCGCCTCGGCCTGCGCCTCGACCGCACCAACCGTGCGGGCCTCACGGCGCTGCAGCTGGCCGCCGCTCGCGGTCACGGGACCTGCGTGCAGGCGCTCACCGGGCCCTGGGGCcgcgcagccgccgccgccgcggcccgggGCTCCAACTCCGACAGCCCCCCGGGCCGTCCGGCTCCCGCGCCCAGCCCGGAGCGCCGACGACCCAGCCCCCGCCGCCTCCCACGGCCTCTCTTGGCGCGCTTTGCGCGAGCGGCCGGCGGCCATGGTCACGGCGGCGAGGCTGCCTCGGGGGGCAAGAGCTCGGGCCGGCACCGGGCGCAGGGCAGCGAGCGGCCCGAGCTGGGCCGGAGCATGAGCCTGGCTCTGGGTGCCGTGACCGAGGAGGAGGCAGCTCGACTGCGGGCGGGAGCCCTGATGCCCCGACCAAATTCGCCCCAGTCTTCGGGGACTGGGCGGTGGCGTTCACAGGAGGTGCTGGAGGGAGCGCCCCCAACCTTAGTGCAAGCCCCCATCGGCCTTAGCCCCCACCCAGAGGGCGACCCCGGCTCTGGCCGCCTGGGTTTGCGCCGACGCTCCACAGCTCCAGACATCCCCAGCCTGGTTGGGGAGGCACCAGGGCCCGAGAGCAGCTCGGAGTTAGAGGCCAACGCTCTGCCCCACTCAGTGCCTGGGCTTCAGCCTCGGCAGGCTGGCACGGAGGCCGTGGTGCTGCACGCCCAGCGGTAA